The proteins below come from a single Arthrobacter crystallopoietes genomic window:
- a CDS encoding ABC transporter permease yields MSLAEYADRNRLHRVGARPSLPRYLADAWGRRDFAIAMAKYKIEASNQRNRLGMLWIFIKPTLNALLYGAIFGILQGASRPENFPMYVVIGVFLFEFFSTSMNNGAKSITGNGALVQSLAFPRITLPVSTVIQQLMTLVPMLGVMVVYILLLGAPITLEWLLMIPLVAIFTMFNLGVALIGARLTVHVRDLTQLLPLFTRILFYTSGVLFSIETILASHPWAIALFDYHPLHEVLSIARGALMPGLDYDPMYWLYFSVWSVAVFVAGVLFFWSAEERYGRVD; encoded by the coding sequence ATGAGCCTTGCCGAATATGCGGACCGGAACCGACTCCACCGAGTCGGGGCCCGGCCGTCACTGCCCAGATATCTAGCTGATGCCTGGGGGCGCCGTGACTTCGCCATCGCCATGGCCAAGTACAAAATCGAGGCATCCAACCAGCGCAACCGGTTGGGCATGCTGTGGATTTTCATCAAGCCGACGCTGAACGCGCTGCTGTACGGGGCCATTTTCGGCATCCTGCAGGGCGCGAGCAGGCCGGAAAACTTTCCGATGTACGTGGTTATCGGCGTTTTCCTGTTCGAGTTTTTTTCCACCTCGATGAATAACGGCGCCAAGTCCATCACCGGCAACGGCGCGCTGGTCCAGTCGCTGGCATTCCCTCGCATCACGCTGCCCGTCTCCACAGTGATCCAGCAACTGATGACCTTGGTCCCGATGCTGGGCGTCATGGTTGTCTACATTCTGCTGCTGGGCGCGCCCATCACCCTGGAATGGCTGTTGATGATCCCGCTGGTAGCGATTTTCACCATGTTCAACCTGGGCGTCGCGCTGATCGGCGCGCGTCTGACCGTGCATGTTCGGGACCTGACTCAACTGCTGCCGTTGTTCACGCGGATCCTGTTTTACACCTCCGGTGTCCTCTTCTCGATTGAGACGATACTGGCATCCCACCCGTGGGCGATTGCGCTGTTTGACTACCATCCGCTGCACGAGGTCCTATCCATTGCCCGTGGAGCGCTGATGCCCGGGCTTGATTACGACCCGATGTACTGGCTGTACTTTTCGGTCTGGTCCGTAGCGGTATTCGTTGCGGGCGTACTGTTCTTCTGGTCCGCTGAGGAGCGTTATGGCCGAGTCGACTAA
- a CDS encoding DUF3224 domain-containing protein has protein sequence MTSEAEEVIAADFDVTEWDPEPYEIEGSNSDLSRVRVTKLFDGLITGTSRAELLMAGNTRGAGYVASEVFTGTVDGKEGSMIIQHWGLAEGEAAASAGHIIPGSGTGDLEGIVGKATYSQDASGQHSLELRVYFRTEPVNGLPS, from the coding sequence ATGACCAGTGAGGCCGAAGAAGTAATTGCAGCAGATTTTGACGTCACCGAATGGGATCCGGAACCCTACGAAATTGAAGGTTCGAACTCTGACCTGAGCCGGGTCCGGGTCACCAAGCTTTTTGACGGACTGATCACTGGCACCAGCCGGGCCGAGCTGCTGATGGCCGGAAACACGCGAGGCGCCGGCTACGTCGCTTCCGAGGTATTCACCGGTACGGTGGACGGCAAAGAGGGGAGCATGATCATCCAGCACTGGGGCCTCGCCGAAGGCGAAGCAGCTGCCAGCGCCGGACACATCATTCCCGGATCCGGCACCGGCGACCTGGAAGGAATCGTTGGCAAGGCCACGTACTCCCAGGACGCCAGCGGTCAGCACAGCTTGGAACTGCGTGTGTACTTTCGCACAGAGCCGGTAAACGGCCTGCCCAGCTAA